One stretch of Chryseobacterium indologenes DNA includes these proteins:
- a CDS encoding sugar transferase — MNQYQYWKIVFDFILAVMMIIFLMPLLIILFIIVSIDTSSNGIFFQKRIGQHGKAFTIFKFKTIHEKKRSCSKVGQTLRKFKLDELPQLFNILKGDMSFVGPRPDIEGYYDKLRGTDRKVLHLKPGLTCEASIVYRDEENILKMQEDPLKYNDEILFPHKVSMNLNYLENISFRNDIKILFKTLITILK, encoded by the coding sequence ATGAATCAGTATCAATATTGGAAAATTGTTTTCGACTTTATCCTCGCGGTAATGATGATTATTTTTCTGATGCCGTTACTGATCATTTTATTTATCATTGTAAGTATAGATACTTCTTCCAATGGCATTTTTTTTCAAAAAAGAATTGGACAGCACGGAAAAGCTTTTACCATTTTTAAGTTTAAAACCATTCATGAGAAAAAAAGGAGTTGCTCAAAAGTTGGACAAACGCTTAGAAAATTTAAGTTGGACGAACTCCCACAGCTATTCAATATCTTGAAAGGGGATATGAGTTTTGTGGGGCCAAGACCCGATATTGAAGGGTATTATGACAAGCTCAGAGGAACAGATCGTAAAGTACTGCATTTAAAACCAGGATTAACCTGTGAAGCCAGTATTGTATATCGGGACGAAGAAAATATACTTAAAATGCAGGAAGATCCTTTAAAATATAATGATGAAATCTTGTTTCCCCATAAAGTAAGCATGAATCTGAATTATCTGGAAAATATTTCTTTCAGAAACGATATAAAAATTCTTTTTAAAACACTAATAACTATTTTGAAATAA
- a CDS encoding DegT/DnrJ/EryC1/StrS family aminotransferase, translating to MNNKIWLSSPHMGGNELKYINEAFAENWVAPLGPNVNGFEEDLEQFLGENSKVAALSAGTAALHLALIECGVEHGDEVICQSMTFSASANPIAYCGATPVFIDSEPETWNICPKTLQEAIEDRIQKGKKPKAIIVVHLYGMPAKMDEITAIAEQYQIPIIEDAAEALGSTYKGQSCGTFGRFGVLSFNGNKIITTSGGGALVCHSQEDKDRTVFLSTQARDNAPHYQHSHIGFNYRMSNIVAGIGRGQMEVLKNRIEARRKMHDFYVDLFKDIEGVTVFSEPGHDFYSNHWLSAVIIDPEITGKDREGLRFSLLEGNIESRPLWKPMHLQPVFENSPYYGGKVSEKLFDDGLCLPSGSNLSDEDRERISTIIKAYFGS from the coding sequence ATGAATAATAAAATCTGGCTTTCTTCTCCACACATGGGAGGGAATGAATTAAAATATATCAATGAAGCATTTGCAGAAAACTGGGTTGCACCTTTAGGCCCGAATGTTAATGGATTTGAAGAAGACCTGGAACAATTTTTAGGTGAAAATTCAAAAGTGGCAGCTCTTTCGGCAGGAACAGCAGCACTTCATCTTGCTCTTATTGAATGTGGTGTAGAACATGGAGATGAAGTCATCTGTCAGTCTATGACATTCTCAGCTTCAGCTAATCCTATCGCATACTGCGGAGCAACACCTGTTTTTATAGACAGTGAACCGGAGACATGGAATATCTGCCCCAAAACATTGCAAGAAGCCATTGAGGACAGAATTCAAAAAGGTAAAAAGCCTAAAGCTATCATTGTTGTTCACTTGTACGGAATGCCTGCAAAAATGGATGAGATTACGGCTATTGCAGAACAATATCAGATTCCAATTATTGAAGATGCTGCAGAAGCATTAGGCTCAACTTATAAAGGACAGTCTTGTGGTACTTTTGGCCGCTTTGGGGTTTTAAGCTTTAATGGAAATAAAATTATTACCACTTCAGGAGGAGGGGCTTTAGTTTGCCATAGCCAGGAAGACAAAGACAGAACAGTCTTTTTGTCTACTCAGGCTAGAGATAATGCTCCTCATTATCAGCATTCCCATATCGGATTTAACTACAGAATGAGTAATATCGTTGCCGGAATTGGAAGAGGGCAGATGGAAGTTTTGAAAAATAGAATAGAAGCACGTAGAAAAATGCATGATTTTTATGTTGATCTATTTAAAGATATTGAAGGCGTAACAGTATTTTCAGAGCCTGGACATGACTTCTACTCTAATCATTGGTTGTCTGCAGTTATTATTGATCCTGAAATAACCGGTAAAGACAGAGAAGGACTTCGGTTTTCCTTGCTTGAAGGCAATATAGAATCCAGACCTCTTTGGAAACCAATGCATTTACAGCCGGTTTTTGAAAATTCTCCCTATTATGGAGGAAAGGTTTCTGAAAAATTATTTGATGACGGATTATGTCTGCCATCTGGTTCTAATTTATCCGATGAAGATAGAGAAAGGATATCAACAATAATAAAAGCATACTTCGGATCTTAA
- a CDS encoding GNAT family N-acetyltransferase codes for MYRFEIIDQSQPEWNKVVKSSNVYDFHHTSFYHSIDNTFNSKLFVAYNDQEFIALPMVIRPIGETGLFDCTSVYGYAGPITSREDFNFDPEFSSFFKKSFNAYCEEKGIVSAFSRLHPLIEHSSFFEDFGKVIDINKTITIDLTLPSEQQRAQYRKSNKSEINQLKRKGFYVAEAQNQNDIDAFVSIYYETMERVNASPGYFFTKEYFNSFLNNDNFDSKLLLAKYNEEVTAGAIFTMTKKIMQYHLAGTTEQYIRETPMKLILDEARLLGNEAGMESLHLGGGVGGSDEDSLFRFKSGFSNKQCEFKVWQYIINQKKYNELSEKISDKNNSFFPLYRSE; via the coding sequence ATGTATAGATTTGAGATTATTGATCAATCACAGCCTGAATGGAATAAAGTGGTTAAGTCCTCAAATGTCTATGATTTCCATCATACTTCATTTTATCATTCAATAGATAATACCTTTAACAGTAAACTTTTTGTAGCTTATAACGATCAGGAATTTATAGCATTACCTATGGTTATAAGACCCATAGGAGAAACTGGCCTTTTTGACTGTACATCTGTGTACGGATATGCAGGACCAATTACAAGCAGAGAAGATTTTAATTTTGATCCGGAGTTCAGCTCTTTTTTCAAAAAATCATTTAATGCATATTGTGAAGAGAAAGGTATTGTTTCAGCATTTTCCAGATTGCATCCTTTGATTGAACATTCTTCTTTTTTTGAAGATTTTGGGAAAGTCATTGACATTAATAAAACTATTACAATTGACCTTACGCTGCCTTCAGAGCAACAAAGAGCTCAATACAGAAAATCAAACAAATCTGAAATCAATCAGCTGAAAAGAAAAGGGTTTTATGTAGCTGAAGCACAGAACCAAAATGATATTGACGCTTTTGTTTCTATTTATTATGAAACTATGGAACGTGTAAATGCTTCTCCGGGGTATTTTTTTACTAAAGAATATTTCAATTCTTTTCTTAATAATGATAACTTTGACAGCAAATTGCTTTTGGCTAAATATAATGAAGAAGTTACTGCCGGGGCAATCTTTACAATGACAAAGAAAATAATGCAGTATCATCTGGCTGGGACCACCGAACAGTATATAAGAGAAACTCCAATGAAATTAATATTGGATGAAGCCAGATTGCTGGGAAATGAAGCCGGTATGGAATCTTTACATTTAGGAGGCGGAGTAGGAGGAAGTGATGAAGATTCTCTTTTTAGATTTAAATCTGGTTTCTCTAACAAACAATGTGAATTTAAAGTATGGCAATATATTATTAATCAGAAAAAATATAACGAGCTGTCAGAAAAAATAAGTGACAAAAACAATAGCTTTTTCCCATTATACCGCAGTGAATAA
- a CDS encoding GNAT family N-acetyltransferase has product MNIRGKKVVLRAIEREDLDLLHKWSNDPEINYMLGGWHFPSNKNDQEKWFETLSLNSNNQRFAIDTEDLGLIGMANLVNVNWKDRNGFHGMLLGDKDMRGKGYGVDTIMAVNRYAFEELGLMRMNGSMISYNEASIGVYTKKCGWVVEGIKKNHYFRKNEWWDEVVVGITRDDYFKLIEENNYWEK; this is encoded by the coding sequence ATGAACATCAGAGGGAAGAAAGTTGTTTTAAGAGCAATTGAAAGAGAAGATTTAGATTTGCTTCATAAATGGTCTAATGATCCTGAAATTAATTATATGCTTGGGGGATGGCATTTCCCGTCAAATAAGAATGATCAGGAAAAATGGTTTGAAACCTTATCATTAAACTCCAATAATCAAAGATTTGCAATCGATACTGAAGATCTAGGTCTTATTGGAATGGCGAATCTTGTAAATGTAAACTGGAAAGACAGGAATGGCTTTCATGGAATGCTTTTAGGAGATAAAGACATGAGAGGGAAAGGATATGGTGTAGATACCATTATGGCCGTGAACCGTTATGCATTTGAAGAATTGGGACTTATGAGAATGAATGGGTCAATGATCTCTTACAATGAAGCTTCCATTGGAGTATACACAAAAAAATGTGGTTGGGTAGTAGAAGGAATTAAAAAGAATCACTACTTCAGAAAAAATGAATGGTGGGACGAAGTTGTAGTAGGAATTACCCGTGATGACTATTTCAAACTCATTGAAGAAAATAATTATTGGGAAAAATAA
- a CDS encoding sugar transferase, protein MYKLFFKRVIDFTFSLIVLIVFSPVFIFVMLGLFFVNDGKPFFFQKRAGKNDKIFEIIKFKTMNDKKDSNGDLLPDTERLTSFGAFVRKTSLDELPQLFNIFKGEMSLIGPRPLLPEYLEFYSDYHKRRHLVRPGITGLAQVKGRNQMKFSERFNNDVYYVENISFGLDIKIIFLTVKSVLFKSSTIVNGQTVDEVDDLGISRNLSKNHFKK, encoded by the coding sequence ATGTATAAATTGTTTTTCAAAAGAGTTATTGATTTTACTTTTTCATTGATTGTTTTAATTGTTTTTAGTCCTGTCTTCATTTTTGTTATGCTAGGATTGTTTTTCGTTAATGACGGGAAACCGTTTTTCTTTCAAAAAAGAGCAGGTAAAAACGATAAGATCTTTGAAATTATTAAGTTCAAAACGATGAATGACAAAAAAGACAGTAATGGGGACCTTTTGCCAGATACAGAAAGGTTAACATCATTTGGGGCTTTTGTAAGAAAAACTTCGTTGGATGAACTTCCTCAGCTTTTTAATATCTTTAAAGGGGAAATGAGCCTGATTGGTCCAAGACCCTTACTTCCTGAATACCTGGAATTTTATTCAGACTACCATAAAAGAAGGCATCTGGTACGTCCTGGGATTACAGGACTTGCTCAGGTTAAAGGAAGAAATCAAATGAAATTTTCAGAAAGATTTAATAATGATGTTTATTATGTTGAGAATATTTCTTTTGGACTTGATATTAAAATAATATTTTTGACTGTGAAATCAGTTCTGTTCAAATCATCAACAATTGTAAACGGACAAACAGTAGACGAGGTTGACGATCTCGGAATAAGTAGAAATTTAAGTAAAAATCATTTTAAAAAATAA
- a CDS encoding glycosyltransferase family 4 protein, with amino-acid sequence MNILLKGQLKFLGQFFDITAVSGGNSYLEELTERENVQVFPIEMQRKISPVKDFVSLIQLYFYLRKVKPTIIHSITPKAGLLSMLAGKMAGVPIRMHTFTGLIFPTRTGLMQKLLIKMDQLLCWAATHIYPEGKGVESDLNKFNITTKPLKVIANGNVNGIDLDHYSTNQINANVTDLLKKELGIGEDDFVFIFVGRIVGDKGINELIEAFTHLKSKNSKLLLVGTFEEELDPLQKDTYEEIQNNENIITVGFQKDVRPYFLISDALAFPSYREGFPNVVMQAGAMELPSVVSDINGCNEIIVQNENGLIVPSRNVEMLQEAMEQMIINKENYLKMKSNARKMIEERYDQNFVWKALLDEYNRLLANEKINPNV; translated from the coding sequence ATGAATATATTACTTAAAGGACAGCTTAAGTTCTTAGGACAATTCTTTGATATAACAGCCGTTTCTGGAGGAAATTCCTATTTGGAAGAACTAACGGAACGTGAAAATGTTCAGGTTTTTCCAATAGAGATGCAGCGAAAAATATCTCCTGTTAAGGATTTTGTTTCATTGATACAATTATATTTCTATTTAAGAAAAGTAAAACCTACCATCATACACTCCATTACACCTAAGGCAGGGCTGCTGTCTATGTTGGCCGGAAAAATGGCAGGGGTTCCTATACGTATGCATACCTTTACAGGACTGATCTTTCCTACCAGAACAGGGCTTATGCAGAAACTTCTTATAAAAATGGATCAGCTCCTTTGTTGGGCGGCAACCCATATTTATCCTGAAGGAAAAGGCGTGGAATCTGATTTAAATAAATTCAATATAACAACAAAGCCTTTAAAAGTTATTGCTAACGGAAATGTGAATGGTATAGATTTAGATCATTACAGCACCAACCAAATCAATGCTAATGTTACAGATCTGTTAAAAAAAGAATTAGGTATTGGGGAAGATGATTTTGTCTTTATTTTTGTTGGAAGAATTGTAGGAGATAAAGGAATTAATGAACTTATTGAAGCCTTTACCCATTTAAAAAGCAAAAATAGCAAGCTTTTACTGGTGGGAACATTTGAAGAAGAATTGGATCCGCTGCAAAAAGACACTTATGAAGAAATACAAAATAATGAGAATATTATAACAGTAGGATTTCAGAAAGATGTAAGACCTTACTTTTTAATTTCAGATGCCTTGGCTTTCCCCAGTTATAGAGAAGGCTTTCCTAATGTGGTAATGCAGGCCGGAGCTATGGAACTCCCCAGTGTAGTATCTGATATTAATGGATGTAATGAAATTATTGTTCAAAATGAAAATGGATTGATTGTTCCCTCCAGAAATGTTGAAATGCTTCAGGAAGCCATGGAACAGATGATTATTAATAAAGAAAATTATTTGAAAATGAAGTCAAATGCAAGAAAGATGATTGAAGAACGATATGATCAGAATTTCGTATGGAAAGCTCTTTTAGATGAGTATAACAGATTATTGGCAAACGAAAAAATAAACCCAAATGTATAA